One window of Equus caballus isolate H_3958 breed thoroughbred chromosome 3, TB-T2T, whole genome shotgun sequence genomic DNA carries:
- the MAN2B2 gene encoding LOW QUALITY PROTEIN: epididymis-specific alpha-mannosidase (The sequence of the model RefSeq protein was modified relative to this genomic sequence to represent the inferred CDS: deleted 1 base in 1 codon), with amino-acid sequence MGLLRWLPLLGPLVLRWLLGAQAADHIRIFVVPHSHMDVGWIHTVQESMQAYAANVYTSVVEELARKKKRRFILVEQEFFRLWWDGLASDKQKRQVHQLLAERRLEFVIGGQVMHDEAVTHIDDQILQRTEGHGFLYETFGIRPQFSWQVDPFGASATTPTLFALAGFDAHIISRIDYDQKDNMQAMKGLQFLWRGSPSLSAQQEIFTHVMDKYGYCSRGFNWDGSPVFPTPPRNGIYPDMDPPVTSGNIKLYVKDLVGNVKERAPWFRTPHVLWPWGCDEQFFNAPVQLSNMDLLLDHINTNVGGVSAEYATLSDYFHALHVLNLTWPVRDHQDFLPYSSEAFEAWTGFYSSHSGLKGLARRASALLYAGESMFTRFMWPAPLRPLDPAWALQQLRQLRWAVSEVQHHDGITGTHTPEVTEMYVENLHAGMQGVQKLMASIVLDRTRVHSGPQPGGHFAVVYNPLAWTVTTIVTLTVGFSSASVTDESGQPVPAQVQGMPSAYRLHVLTTIPGVSYHRYSIRPTEEAQEDTEKTATTKAITLRFRLRPRRRTEARSSRLVSVKNDCYTVFMDLNTNLMHSIWERQSNRTVYMTQEFMEYHVNFNLGEPNLSDNYLFTPEEAAEPSWGAVRMEIVEGELVTEIRQYFYSTVTAKYHSYAIFSRVAHVPQDSHRELLCRRIEQEYQVGPLNVNREAILRTSTDLNSQQVLYSDNNGYQMQRRLFQHHEKNKIARNYYPMVQSAFIEDSGSRLVLLSEQAHGVSSQEDGQVEVMLHRRLWNGHMGAIERGLTLNDTSTARSLFWLLLGPRPSIADLHPRSGLALQHRPIVLLGELTETAPNSPGPWKPEAVVLPPSLHLQILSIPGWNYSSNHTQHLQSLQKGHRGGAKAHLHRVLLRLHHLYEAEGDSVLSQPVTVNLKAVLRGLGSVVAVEERSLTGTWDVNTLHRWSWRTQDDRQHRGGSDSPSPPQGSPNVTIRPKEIRTFFIHFREE; translated from the exons ATGGGGCTGCTCCGCTGGCTGCCTCTGCTTGGGCCGCTGGTCCTGCGGTGGCTCCTGGGGGCCCAGGCCGCGGACCACATCAGGATCTTCGTGGTGCCCCACAGCCACATGGACGTGGGCTGGATCCACACGGTCCAG gaaAGCATGCAGGCATACGCCGCCAACGTCTACACCTCGGTGGTGGAGGAGCTGGCCCGCAAGAAGAAACGCCGGTTCATCCTGGTGGAGCAGGAGTTTTTCCGGCTGTGGTGGGATGGCCTTGCCTCGGACAAGCAGAAACGCCAG GTCCACCAGCTCCTGGCCGAAAGACGCCTGGAGTTTGTCATTGGAGGCCAGGTCATGCATGATGAGGCTGTGACCCACATTGATGACCAGATCCTACAGCGCACAG AAGGACACGGGTTTCTCTATGAAACCTTCGGGATCCGGCCGCAGTTCTCCTGGCAGGTCGACCCATTTGGTGCATCTGCCACGACCCCCACCCTATTTGCCCTGGCGGGCTTTGATGCCCACATCATCTCCCGCATCGACTACGACCAGAAGGATAACATGCAGGCGATGAAG GGACTGCAGTTCCTGTGGCGAGGGTCCCCATCGCTGTCGGCGCAGCAGGAGATCTTCACGCACGTCATGGACAAGTACGGCTACTGCTC GAGAGGCTTTAACTGGGATGGTTCCCCTGTCTTCCCGACTCCACCTCGGAATGGGATATACCCCGACATGGATCCCCCTGTCACTTCAGGCAACATCAAACTCTATGTGAAGGACCTGGTGGGCAATGTGAAGGAGCGGGCCCCCTGGTTCCGGACACCCCACGTCCTCTGGCCCTGG GGGTGCGACGAGCAGTTCTTCAACGCCCCGGTGCAGCTCAGCAACATGGACCTCCTGCTGGACCACATCAACACGAACGTGGGCGGCGTCTCCGCCGAGTACGCCACACTGAGCGACTACTTTCATGCCTTGCACGTTCTCAATCTCACCTGGCCTGTCCGTGACCACCAAGACTTCCTGCCCTACTCCTCAG AAGCGTTTGAGGCCTGGACCGGCTTCTACTCATCCCATAGTGGGCTCAAGGGGCTGGCGAGGCGAGCCAGCGCCCTCTTGTACGCTGGGGAGTCCATGTTCACACGGTTCATGTGGCCGGCCCCCCTCCGACCCCTGGACCCGGCCTGGGCCCTGCAGCAGCTGCGACAGCTCCGCTGGGCGGTGTCTGAG GTGCAGCACCACGATGGCATCACTGGGACTCACACCCCGGAGGTGACAGAGATGTACGTGGAGAACCTGCACGCGGGGATGCAGGGCGTGCAGAAGCTGATGGCCTCCATCGTCCTGGACAGGACCCGGGTCCACTCAG GCCCACAACCCGGGGGACACTTTGCTGTGGTCTACAACCCCCTGGCCTGGACGGTCACCACCATCGTCACCCTGACTGTGGGCTTCTCCAGTGCCAGCGTCACAGACGAGTCAGGCCAGCCCGTGCCTGCACAG GTCCAGGGGATGCCGTCTGCATACCGCCTGCATGTGCTGACCACGATTCCAGGTGTCAGTTACCACCGCTACAGCATCCGGCCCACTGAGGAGGCCCAGGAGGACACCGAGAAGACGGCCACCACCAAGGCTATCACCTTGAGGTTTCGCCTCAGGCCAAGGAGACGCACGGAGGCCAGGAGCAGCCGCCTGGTGTCCGTGAAGAATGACTGTTACACTGTGTTCATGGACCTGAATACCAACCTGATGCACAGCATCTGGGAGAG ACAGAGTAACCGAACAGTATACATGACCCAGGAGTTCATGGAGTACCACGTCAACTTTAATTTGGGTGAGCCCAACCTGTCTGATAACTACTTGTTCACGCCGGAAGAGGCCGCAGAGCCATCGTGGGGAGCCGTGAGGATGGAGATCGTGGAGGGGGAGCTCGTGACCGAGATCCGGCAGTACTTCTACAG CACGGTGACGGCCAAGTATCACTCGTACGCCATCTTCTCCCGGGTTGCCCACGTGCCGCAGGACTCTCACAGGGAGCTGCTGTGCCGTCGCATAGAGCAGGAGTACCAGGTGGGCCCCTTGAATGTGAACCGCGAGGCCATCCTGAGGACCAGCACGGATCTCAACAGCCAGCAGGTCCTCTACTCGGACAACAACGGCTACCAGATGCAGCGGAGGCTCTTCCAGCACCATGAGAAGAACAAAATCGCTCGG AATTACTACCCCATGGTGCAGTCGGCCTTCATCGAGGACAGTGGCAGCAGGCTCGTGCTGTTGTCGGAACAGGCCCACGGCGTCTCCAGCCAGGAGGACGGGCAGGTGGAG GTCATGCTCCATCGGCGGCTGTGGAACGGCCACATGGGGGCCATAGAGCGTGGCCTCACGCTGAACGACACCTCGACGGCCCGCTCCCTGTTCTGGCTCCTGCTGGGACCCCGGCCCAGCATCGCTGACCTGCACCCGAGGAGTGGGCTGGCGCTGCAGCACAGGCCCATAGTGCTGTTGGGAGAGCTGACCG AGACGGCCCCGAATAGCCCAGGCCCCTGGAAGCCAGAGGCTGTGGTGCTG CCCCCCAGTCTTCACCTGCAGATCCTGAGCATCCCCGGCTGGAACTACAGCTCCAACCACACACAGCACCTGCAGAGTCTCCAGAAAG GCCATCGAGGAGGGGCCAAGGCCCACCTCCACCGTGTCCTGCTGCGGCTCCACCACCTGTATGAGGCTGAGGGGGACTCAGTCTTGTCTCAGCCGGTGACAGTGAATCTGAAG